In the genome of Massilia sp. UMI-21, the window GACATCGAGATGGCGCTCGAAGAGATTTCCGCCCACGAAGAAGAATGCCGCCGCCTGCTGGCCGAAAGCGCCGAGAGCAAGGACGCGGCCTGAAGCACCGGGAGGCCAGGACCTCCCGTTTTTTCGCCATCTGGTTGACGTTTACGTTAACGTAAGAGGCGAGTATGATTCATCCTTAAATTTTGCCCAACCACCGTTCACCGTGAGGACGACCATGCTGCATCTCCCAGGCCTGACCTTTGACCATGGCGAAGACATCGCCGCGCTGCGCGAAGCCGTACAACAGTTCGCGGAAGCCGAAATCGCACCGCGCGCTGCCGAGATCGATCGCACCGACCAGTTCCCGATGGACCTGTGGAAGAAAATGGGCGAGCTCGGCCTGCTGGGCATCACCGTCAGCGAGGAATACGGCGGCGCCAACATGGGCTACCTGGCGCACATCGTCGCCATGGAAGAAATCTCGCGCGCCTCGGCCTCGGTCGGCCTGTCCTACGGCGCCCACTCGAACCTGTGCGTCAACCAGATCAAGCGCAACGGCAACGAAGAGCAGAAGCGCAAGTACCTGCCCAAGCTGATCTCGGGCGAGCACGTCGGTGCGCTGGCCATGTCCGAGCCGAACGCCGGTTCCGACGTCGTCAGCATGAAGCTCAAGGCCGAACTGAAGGGCGACCGCTACGTGCTGAACGGCACCAAGATGTGGATCACCAACGGCCCGGACGCCGACACCCTGGTGGTGTACGCCAAGACCGACCTCGAGGCCGGCCCGCGCGGCATGACCGCCTTCCTGATCGAAAAAGGCTTCAAGGGCTTCTCGATCGCGCAGAAGCTCGACAAGCTGGGCATGCGCGGCTCGCACACCGGCGAACTGGTGTTCCAGGATTGCGAAGTGCCGCTCGAGAACGTGCTGGGCGGCGTCGGCAAGGGCGTCAATGTGCTGATGTCGGGCCTGGACTTCGAGCGCAC includes:
- a CDS encoding isovaleryl-CoA dehydrogenase, producing the protein MLHLPGLTFDHGEDIAALREAVQQFAEAEIAPRAAEIDRTDQFPMDLWKKMGELGLLGITVSEEYGGANMGYLAHIVAMEEISRASASVGLSYGAHSNLCVNQIKRNGNEEQKRKYLPKLISGEHVGALAMSEPNAGSDVVSMKLKAELKGDRYVLNGTKMWITNGPDADTLVVYAKTDLEAGPRGMTAFLIEKGFKGFSIAQKLDKLGMRGSHTGELVFQDCEVPLENVLGGVGKGVNVLMSGLDFERTVLSGGPLGIMSACMDAVVPYIHERKQFGQAIGEFQLMQGKIADMYSTMMACRAYVYAVGQACDRATTPEAVRALRKDAAGAILYSAEKATWMAGEAIQTLGGNGYINEYPVGRLWRDAKLYEIGAGTSEIRRMLIGRELFGETM